DNA sequence from the Prinia subflava isolate CZ2003 ecotype Zambia chromosome 25, Cam_Psub_1.2, whole genome shotgun sequence genome:
AGGCCTCCAATTTCAAAAGAGATACTGAGTTTTGCCAGAGAAATGTTATGCGATGCATCAAGGAGCCCAAACTCTTCATTTTCTCATGGATCATCACAAAGAGGTCTATTACTCAACCATCTGAAGAatcttatttaaaacaaaatttgacATTTCTGAATGGCAGTATATATTCCTAACCATATATTCCTAATGTGAAAATTTCAAATTCGTTCAAGGTGAGCATCTTATCCTTTTATGCTGTGCACTGTGAATGTGTATGCTTTAAACTGCCAAATATGTGGGCAAACACCACCTAAGGCTTAGTAGGAGATGGGCTGAGATCAGTTAATCTACAGAACAGGCTTAACTTGAGCTCAAGGTCACAAAAGCAAGAACTAATCACATGGCACAGGTTCTTTTCTCTACTTTTGGCCTGGCACAAAATCCACTGGGGGATGGGGgaagatgtgtgtgtgtttatctgTATCTATAGATCTGTAGTTTGAGACATTAAAAGAATGAAGACTGGATCACAAATTTACACACCAGTAACGAAACGACGGACAAATGATACAGATATATTCTTCAAAAGAACCTGGTCAAGACCTCCCACACAGCCTCAGCCTTCTAAAGATGACTGTAAGCCTGCACATATGCAGAATGGACCTGGGAAGATCTTAGCTACCACACTTACAACATATCCGGCAAAACACTACAGGATtggaagggggaggaggaggaggcaacAGATGGTGGAAATTTCACAGTACCTTCACTCCAGGCAGAGTACCATGACAACTCTAACATGGTTCAAAAGGGATCTTAGTGTCTCAGAagaggctccctgcagccaaggGATGAGGAATCTGGCTTGTGGTCAGATGAACATAAACCACAACCAGCACAGAAATGATGTCCAGTTCTCACCCATGCACATTTCCTGTCTGGGAGCGTTCACATCCTTGGCTGAATCCAGACTTTCTTCCCATATGAGTTACTGCTGTTCTTGCAGGATCCCCAAGGCCTTCAAAGACCAAAATTTGACAAGATCCTGTGAGTGGGGAAACAGgctgataatttattttttttctgctgcttgaCTTCCTGCAATTGTGCATGCCAACAGATTCACCAGGATACACAGGTAAGCACTCCTGCACCAGTCTTCCTAGAAAAATGACTTATCTTGCCATTTCTGTGGCAGGATGGAAACCCTTACTTATCCCAGATTCCCTGAGTGAAGAACCTGTTAAAGAAGTGTCTTTTCACTAAATGACCATCCTTTTGTGCACCAAACCAGCACAAAGTCTACTGAGAATGAGAGCACAGCCAAATGAGATAGCTGGTCATGGCAGAGATCATCCCTCTGgatagaacatccctctggatAGAAGCCACTTCAAACGGTTTTCAGGAAAACACTAACACAGTCTACCCAAAAGAAAGGGCTGTTTTCTTTGGAAGTAGGGCAAATCTACCACAAAGCAATGTATTTCCACTTAGGGGAAGAATAAGAGTCCTAAGCACATTCTGTCAGAAGGCACCAATTCAAGGAAAGGCTTAGTGATGTTGTGAAATGGCCATGTGCTGGGATTCTAATTATTAAAAAGACTTTTTCTTGTTCTACCCCAGTTCAGTAGGTGCATTTGCTGGTCTAAAGGCCACACCAGGACTGCAAAAGAAGAACAAGACAAACCTTCGTGGGaccccttttcttctttccccaaTCCACACTTACAGTGACGGGCAGAGCATTGCAGACCTCTTTCCAAAACACATCATGACACTCTCCCATTACATTGGTATGCCAAGCAATCTGATCTCAATTCCTTTTAAAAGTCAGTCTGTTGGTAGGAGTCCTAGCCATTTCAGCAAATCAAAAGCACTGCCCTTTAAGAGATGCTAAAAACCAGAGTGAGATAATTCCCTGCTTAGTCACAGATTTTTGGAAGAAGCAGCAAGTTCTTAACAATTCAGGGTCCTTACCCTGGGATTAATGGAATATGTAATCCTGTGAGGGATTTTGTTAGCTCATAAATCAATCACTgactaaaaaggaaaacactaaAGGTGAAAATAAATGCCAAAATATCTCTTAAAACTCTAAGATGAAGCCATCTCTGAAGGATATTTCAGTCTTTCCCACAAAAGTGCAGGGATTTCGGAACCACCTGCTAATTCACTGCTGCCAAAGAGACAAATGCAGTTTAATCTCCTTCAGAATATGATTGAGAGGGTGGGAGACCAAGTTAACAACATAAAAACATTTGGTCCTTTATTCACCTGGCTCTTAAGGAAAGTATATTTTGACACTTCAGATTGCTTGGTCAtcaccaagaaaataaaatacctcCATTATATGCAGATGGACAGCATTCAGTTCAGAGATGAGCAAGATCTtcaaaaaacagaacagaaaaaaaactgtaaaaagaacaagaacacgAACACTAAGACTAGATGCAAACTTTGCTGAGTCTCTAACTCGCAATTCTTTGATTTACCAGAATGTTTCAGTGTAACCCAATCTGATTCCTCTTGGAATCTGGACCCAGCCTACCAAGCTGCACAAATCTGATGAGCTTGGGAACCATCACACTGTCACTTCAAGCAAAATACCAGTGCAAAAATCTTCTGTAAAACAGGCATCTCATAACATGAAGGAAAGCACAACAGTGCAGAACACAAGTCCTGTGCTACTCCATTAGCACAATTATGGAAAACTAATCTCTGTTAAGTACCCAGAGCATAGTGGTCTGTGATTCAAGAGATGTGACTTCTGGGTGATCTGGATGCTCCCTTTCaatcttcttttcattttgatgCAAACAATGGTTCATAATGCATCACATGAGAATGCTGGCAAATATCCTCGCTTCTTCAGTTTACATAGCTACAATCCCTGCTGTTTAATAATTGAGCCAAAACAGATGAAAGATCACAAGTGCAAGGCACAGACACAATTCATTTTTAGCAATTGCTGTTTACTGTTTTCTGAGGCATCTTATATTGTCATCCTTGCTGGTGGTACAGAGAAAAAGAGCTTCAATTCCATACAAAAGTTTACCACAAGACTCAAGAGTCGGCGCTCCAGAATAAATCACAGAGCCTCTATGAATTACAAACTCTGTTACAagaagaaacacttttttcctacctttttttttgcaagacaGCTTTCTTGTACACATCATTATAGAATGTAAGTGTTGGTTGAGACAGACATGCAAAAAGGCAAATTTTACACTCATTAGTCTAATCTTGAGAACCTGGGCTCACTGTTTTGGGTGCTACGAACAACATTTATGATACCCATAAACTTTGTGAGTCTATTAACATTTTTaccttgtggaaaaaaaagccaacaaaataaaatgttgctCTTCAAGAACATGTTGCCCTTCAAGAACATGGAAAGAATTGCTCAAATCAGAAAACAATCCAATGCACCAAAACACACTCACGAAAAATTTTGAATGATGCTACCTTTGTTCTAAATGGCCCATTACGGTCATTCCAAGGTCTAATAATTGCAGAAACCCAGCATCCTCTGGAATAGAAGgggtgttttttctgttttgtgccACAGTGCAAGGGCATGAGTAGCTGATGTTCTGTCCAAAATGTCAGGAGTGTTTTGAAGGTGAGTCCCATAGGTGCTAGCACATCTAGGAAGTCTGACAATCTGAAGTGAGGAATTGCAGAGTAGGTGGATGGGATGTTTGCTTTTGTCCATTTCTGAGGTCTCACTTTGCTTGCTACCCCAGCAGTTACACTGTGCATTTGGAGTTTGAAATTGCCCTGTTACTCATACCTGCCTCCTCTGACAACCACTTTAGCACTAACAGCCTGCTGTAGGCAGACAACACCATAAATAATAATGCTTATCAGTGTACAGGTAGTAAGAAGGTTTGAATAAATCAACTGAGAAAGAATAGGTTAATAAAGCAGGCTTCTAATACCAGAGCTTGTGCCTCTCATCAGCTACATTCAAGTACCATTTAAAAAGTGCTTGAAGTATACCTTTAGTATTTCACTTCAACATCTAATAATTCACATTAATCGCCTAATTtgataaatatttgcattagcAGATTCAATAGTGGTGTCAAAACAGAATGCAGGTAAAGTGTACATAAGAACTCTCAACAAGAAAAGGAGATACTCCATCCTGGGAGACTGAAAAGATGTCATTGTCCATAGGAGCACAGCCTGTCTGGCCAGTCAGCTGGCTTTCCCAAGGACCAAGTGCCTTTTGCCAGTGCAATAAGGACTGATCTGCCTGATTAGGAAGTAGGAATGACAAACCTAAAAGGGAGTCACAGTTaactccctgcagctctgaaaacTGGGTGGCATGTGGCCTTGGAGCCAACAGCATACACACAGTGCAGGGGAGGATGTCCCCTTGGACTGTTTTTCCAAGTTCAGGATTTCCAGGTGCACTCAGTTCCAAAAGCTTGAAAGGGTATGAAGCTCTTCCCCATATACTGGtttccctttcctttcaaaAGAAATGTCATATTGACATTTGTTGTCAACAAGTTTGGTAGCAGCTTGAAGTCCAGTTTACACCACTGCTGCAACTTGCATGCATGAAGGGGATTTCTTGGACTATTTATGCATTTCATGGTGTCCTGTGCTTGTGGTGTCAAAGCCCACAGACAAGCTCAGAGTACATTCAGGTTACCTGATTTAACTCACAACTCCTGCATTTGAACTTAAAAGCAGGAACCTTTAACTGCACACAAAAGCCAAGCAGGCATCCAGCATCCTACACTCAAAGGAAACCAACAGCCTTCTTCCCAAGTAATGATAATCTGTAAGCAAAGGGGCAAAAGGTGAGTATCCTAATAAACACACCACAGTGGGTAAAGAGAATCTGCATTTCACTGAAAGGCCAGGATGAACACCAACTAAAACTAACCATCACCAGCTAACATCGCTGCCAGCCTGCTATGAACAAATCCTGGTTTCCTACATGCACTATAATAAGCTCCCATCCTAACCTGACATTGTTGATAGCTCACAAAACTTTCCAGTGCACACTGCCATGCAAATCTGACATGCCACAGTTTCCTGAGACCCAGAGAAACAAGTTTTTCTTATTAATGAGTGCTTCAAATCAGACTAGAAGAGACTTCAACATTATAGAAAAtgtcactttctttttttgtaatgtttttgATCAATTCACCCCACTCTCAGTCGTCATCCATTATAAACCAAATGCTACTTCCGCCTCCTCTGTTCttgcagaaaaacaacaaactttCCATTCAGTGGAAAGTTACCACAGTTAAGGAGTGCAGTCACAGAGTTTAGGATTTAGAGTTGGAAtctgggggaagggagaaggggaggaggcTCTAAAAGAATTTTATCAGCCACAGAACTGAGGCAAAAAAGCAGCCAAGAAATCATCTAGTGCCTATCATAGACCATAATGATTTTCTGGACTTTTCAGCAATTAGCTTGGCAGTTTAATAAGAAAAAGTGTGCCTTATTTGTATTTGGAACATGTTGAATTTCACTTTTGAATCACATGTTCAGGCTATTGTTTGCTAGATGGTATCCATGACCATAATTTTCCAGCAGAGGTGGACTATAATCTATTCATTCCTTAATCTGAGTGGTGATAACCAAAACACGAGTTCCTGAGAGTAATCAATATTTGCACAGTGTTAGTCATTTATCTGCAAAGCATTAGGGCATGTTCCCTTAACAGTGCACTTCAAAGGGGCCTAGTTAGGATAAGTCCACTTTTACCAGGTACTAACACCTCTAGAGTGCTGGACTCAAGCACTAAAGAAGTAGGAAGGTTTTATACTGCACAGTTTTAAGATTGGACAAGTCATGATCTGCCAGgtagtttggttttggtggtgttGGGGAGGGAGCATTTACAGTGCTGCTCCCTTCTTGCAGTCTGGATGTTTGTTTGTCCCTGCATTTTGCCAAACGTGGATAATGCAGCGGGCATAGCTCGTAGCAGTGGAGCTTTTGTGCTCTCTCTtggaaagacaaaggaaaacagaacacaGTACAGGCTGGGACACTATTAAAGTGGAACAGAAAGATCTTCCCAGTGAAAAGCTTCTGAACCTAAATCTGCCTCATCATCATAAGTATCTACCTGAAAGGTGAGCCAGGCCTTGTCACAAAATAGGAGACGTGGTTTGCAGTGATACACCCCGTGCTGCTGCTAGAGATGATGCCTGACAAGTGTCAAGGAGGGAACTGTTACAAAGCCTAAGACCAGCAAAGACCACTCCACTACAGGCATGCAGTAAGGATCACAGCCCAGTCCTGCTGGCTTGCACAAGGTTGACAGCTTTGGTCAAATGACAAACAGCCTTGTGCAGACAGGACAATTACCATCCTGAAGGGAATAACACCCACCAGTAATTATAGGAATAGTTTTATAGTCTCTGATAGCTAAAACAATTACTTTTCTCCCCAATTTCCTTCAGCTTCAGAGATATAAACCATGCATTCCAGAAGTAACAGCACCGAAAGCCCAACCAGACCAAAGCTGAGCCAGCCAAGGGCGAAAGACCACAGCAAAGAAGGGGCTGGTTACAGTGGGAAAGGAAatgcacaaacacagcagaaagagAAGGACGATGCAGCCCAAGCCAGCACCATCCTGAGAAGtccaaaggcagagaaaaaacaaaaaagttctGTCAAGAAAAGGGAGGATCTTTCTCGTGATGACCTGCTATTTCTTCTCAGTGTCCTCGAGGGTGAATTACAGGTAATGTATTGTCCTACTTTATATTCCAAATTAAAAGACACTCCACCCTCCACCCCCATTCCCCCCTCCACCACAAACACATGTTGCTTTTATGTTAAGGAAACACCTTATCCAGTCTGATACAGGACAAACATGAACTGTAGCataaaaaacaccccaaaattaTAGCTATTGTAGCTATCATACAGGAAACATCACTTTTATACCACAAGTAACTCTCAAAGCAGACAAACTCACAAAATTTTCTAGTTTGCTGCCCCATTCTAAGTATCTTGAATACAAAGTATTTGTCATTGTACAGCTGATATGGAGAACATATTACAGACCTTTAAGATATTTTACTTAATTATGTCTTATCCTCCCACTCCTAGGAAGTCGTGAGCTTTACTCCCTACGAAGCAGCATATGCCACTTTACAATAAGTAACTAATTTGACAGTATTCTAACACTTTTTgctagaaaaatcaaaatagcCATTTTATTTCCCATAATACAAAGCAGAAGTGTTACATGCCACTTAGCCCACAAGTTACTGGATTTTAAGAGTGAGCATTTCTCTACCTAGAAAAGGAACTGTCTGTCAAGTGGTAAATGATGCCTAACCTGGTCAAACATAATTTCAGGAAGTGGGAACCAGATTTCCAGTGaacagggaaaatatttctgtggcaGGCTTATTGCACAGAAGCAGTGACTTTAAAACTACTCACAGGCAGATAAGAAAGGAAACTGGCCAAAGTGCCCTAAATGGGTGCAGCACATGGTGTCAGAGTTTATTACCTAGACAGTACCTGGGTAGCTCTATTCTTAACATACATGTGTATGTTTATATACCAATACAGACATGCTTAACAgaacatacatatatatgaatatttaatagCTGCACCAGTCTTTGAGGGTGGGTCCAAGGCAAACTTCTACAGATTGTTTCATTATGCAAACAGAACAATTTCAATGTTTGCAAAACATTTCTCTCCTGCCCACTTGGCCTTTCTTAATTTAGGTTAAAATTCAGATGTCACACagctttatatatttatttatattatacaCACACTCTTCACTACATGTGCatcatataaatatataaatataaatatataaatacagacAACGCATACACGCATGCACTTCAATTATTAAGGTTTAAAGCCAGAATAGGGAAATGAGAAACTGGAAAACAATGAGCCTGACATGAACATTTTAAATCATGTCTGAAATTGAAAAGGAAGCAGCATtatgaatgaaaaatatgaCATCTTTTATCCCTTATCTTCCACCTCCTGTAATGCCAAGTCAAATCACTGAAGATCTGCTTCCAATCCAACCACAACTAAGCTTCTAATTTAGATGTCATTCCTTTCCAAATTCCAGAACATTCAAGGTGTACAAAGATcactcttctatttttttcatcaaTGCTAAGGATTGGAAATAGactatttcatattttaacatttgtttAAACAGCCATAAATGTGGATACAGAAGTCTTCTAGCCAAAAGAAGTCAGACTAAAAGTGTTACGCTTCCCTGTTATATCCTTCTCTctgatttccttccttcctattCTACCCTTCTAGGATTAGCAGCACGTAGCTGTTTTCAGCAGAGGTAATTGCAGACAATGGATGTCTGAGACAGTTCATGTAGTTTGTATCACTGCAATGGAGGCGGGGGCAACCTTCACCACTAGAGGATGTGGAGTGGGGGAAAAACTGAGAGGGCCACATCTGTAGTGGGTTTAAACTACAGAAGTCATCTGCACCCAAAACATACAGAATGTACAACACTTTCAGGCTTCAAGAAACATCCCACCATCCTGCACTAACAAGTCAGTTTCTAATGCCACAAGCCAAACTTTGCCCTGCAACTTTGTCTTGTGAATGCTACACATTGGTCCAGAAAGAGCAAAATGATCAAATCATTAAAGAAGGACTTAAGCTTTGATGAAGGGTCTGAAGATCTTGGAGGTTATGTTGAACTAATAAAATACAAAGACCAATACCTCCCTCATGCTTTTTAGCTGTCTTCACATTACTGTTTTGAAGCACTTTACATACACAGTGTTATTTTAgaagtttttcagttttcttaaaaTCAAAAGCAGAGAGTTAACCTGTAAATACACACATAGAGTTTAACATGATAAAGCCTTactttgtgtttctgcaggCTCAAGATGAAGTTATAGGAGTACTTAAGGCTGAAAAAATTGACTTGGCTTTGCTCGAAGCACAGTACGGCTTTGTTACTCCCAAGAAGGTGTTAGAGGCACTCCAGCGAGATGCTATTCAAACAAAGGCTGAGCAATGGCAAGAAGATATCTATGAAAAGCCTATGGGAGAGGTAAGAACGAGTCATTGATATTTAACCATAGTTCCCACCAAATTCAACAGAAAATCTCTCACCCATGGCCATGGAAGGAGGCAAATGAGCTCTAAATCTGGAATGGAACATGAGTATAAGTGTGAGCAGAACGAAGTCCAGGGTCCAGCTGGGACCTGAATCTCACGATCCTCACTTGCACTGGAGACTGGGGGCTTTACAGACCCACAGACATGACTTTGTCTAATTCAAAccatcttctttttcttcttccctttctgttaCCCACATTCCCAGCCCACAGAGGcaggagcctggccaggccCCCCTTGTCTCATGGAGGCCCatccagcagcagtgacacGGCTGGGCACCTCTGCATAGCCCTGCTCCCATTaactgggagcagccctggggataCCTGCTTCATCTGCAGAGTTACTATAACCAGCTGGCTTTAGAAACTTCATCCAGGCAGAAATCTAATATTCTCACGTTGTACCTAAGTAACCTTTAGTTAAttacactgcagcagcagctgccataCATTCTGAACAATGTTACCTGATTCATTTCTGCCCTGCAATGCAAATCACTGGTTATTAAAACACCTTCACATCAGACTGTGGTTTTTTTATCCCAGGTACTTGTCTCAAattcagataaatatttttaacatactGCTCAGTATAGATAAAcatcacaaaataaaagcagaaattatgaaaaaattcTCCCACCAAGTGGTTTCCAAGTTTTTTGAACAGAAATGTACTTAAGGACACAGATATCATTCCAGACAAAATTATATCAGGCAAAAGGTCAACTCTCATTTCAGAAGCTCAAAGGTTAAAATCTCTGGATATAATCCGAAACAGATAAAGTTCATCTGTGAAGCTTCATTTATTTTAGAACATTGTGGTATTATGTCACAGAAACTTTGAGCACAAATGGAAATGATTTGAGGAGAAGTCCAAAATAGTTTGAAAACATAAGCTCAGTCTGTTACTTTACGTAAGTTTATACACACTCTTTCCTTCTTACACTTAATGGCAGAGAAATCATTTCTAGCACCGCTGGATTTGGCAATTTCAAAAGGCAAAGGTAAACATCCTGAGAGCAACTGAAAGAGTGGAAGGACCACTGCCACTTCTTGGTCTTGGGTAACCAAAGGATGCTATAATAGGCAGGCATTCCAcaatttcagtttcaaaatCCCCCTGAATTATGCTAGAGATCcttgttgttggtttggtggtttttttccttttttttgtatttttaaaacacatatAAAGACCAAAGGAGAGGTGTAACCAGCCACAAAGTCCATGAACAGACCATTTAAATTCCCCCCTTTGCTACTAGGACAATATACCTTTGTTTCTGCATGTGCATCTCACCCTTGGGAGTTTTGTCTGGTAGCTCTGAACACAGAGAATCTTCCCAAAACTCAAGTGAAATTACAATTAATGTCAGAAGGCAACTGTAAGATTTCCAGTCC
Encoded proteins:
- the LOC134561975 gene encoding filamin A-interacting protein 1-like; this encodes MHSRSNSTESPTRPKLSQPRAKDHSKEGAGYSGKGNAQTQQKEKDDAAQASTILRSPKAEKKQKSSVKKREDLSRDDLLFLLSVLEGELQAQDEVIGVLKAEKIDLALLEAQYGFVTPKKVLEALQRDAIQTKAEQWQEDIYEKPMGELDKVVEKQKEVHRRMLEQLLMVEKAHRQTLYELEEEKRKHSKYMEKSDEFTNLLEQECER